The following proteins are co-located in the Cryptococcus neoformans var. grubii H99 chromosome 1, complete sequence genome:
- a CDS encoding ubiquitin carboxyl-terminal hydrolase 25/28, translated as MTQHSSPSPPTPNLPSSPTRSGPLPAAPSPRPHPHGPRSPESHLMRRSALGSSHTRYHTMPLPVESSSASIPHRSLSISEHGDSLVIVDEPETGLPEAPYRPPEAVIDPPEDDPPPYTPGIVSEHIGEGDDMEVDAKFTAKDFNAWQSSLESYDQMEIDQSTSQSSMPQLGPGVLPRRWLAIAHEHELVRPYIEALPPPSKKIHSQTHAQVAAGQVSSPSPPSQKPTPAFASNNPFAQESPHIATLEDVIQALPGDGNDPEHWYFCSTCWGWLKIKAGHGLPPGLQSMEEWEASVIEQKAYPDIESFEKAREQRRDEWSRLIGIQNSRLVAPQEHHHFHQFNTLLPSSKLSRIDRVEAEEHMNVFPHITVGLDPEESWESFNLPHSPSRLFLSGSSDVWISVDEGLVPGQLPVGLVNAFTAEKMSNPNPGLDGVQSVNEAWNLIATLLVNPLFKGQRGWVNLNNAKFQSKIGAGLASSHILYHIGFACQQEPDGLRVGPFKGGSEAESAAQIANERGNMAKMDKYMLRVWIEVTLYLLAFLRRNKLQAITPPYMDAMPLEISINDIVPFAQYPTSATPFPDTVREACHILGVTKYDTAETLEIAYDLQIMFDEHNTSRYLGALERISEAPVVGKSSLELKVAVERSLDKYTGDEVLKAYSLIGYTRQHAEDLSIPPQGAPDDYILSMHKSAIQASTSSQQRQDLNRALVLIGKERRSEQLKSMGEKGQTLVSVQEAYEALSAPRDAVDDGLIMQYEMAVNEYPGKADHYRMCLSVIADAPGEERPGLKQFLQTGSREPDIPARKDIPAGLQNIGNTCYLNSILQYLYTIKPLREAVMVFEQDKSKIVPASKSEVERAKRFVRQLRLLFLQLYKTELPAVRPDEELAYLAITRPEIDSMVEQTQEPPTELSASTATATDSAHITPNLLDSIPSVPDLTTLPSPSSTIFASPPESPRQDLTGTPNPSGQDEIAEEMELNADKENIRSPESSSTRSRDTSSTSTILGKRGNQDRERDNSRSPGEERVKYKQAEGSGNNATREKSESESALEVELGASSRVDAMQADQVESPSLGTATEIAHLELTTPAGSPSQTRKEEAEVLALTQPDTYEQPNVPPPLPPRPQAHKQETLSSGLRFGLQQDAAEVLINVLSQLELALEQPGEDGKEASNLIKNLYSCKYRQQTVYESSSPSSDDQPTYDTQTPVESVFTHPIIGVEEEGKDLYDCLAELYLGGSAIEYEGKKGFMMDLMDEFPPMLYIQMRRSQYDPLTGRDRKTNTHISFPQTLCMSRFLTSAPAEKREESIALTREITRMRTRLHSLRNHTPLSISSTYKHASSALRQLASSHLDIPELKEVLSPELCDALDREGDEVIREIEELQQELPKLKERMDEIWRDVHGEDEEDEHVKAYDYELVSVYMHRGKTSGSGHYWTYQAHLPGHSEEFYNYNDEKVTVVPASEVLQDRTGSDANPALLCYARKGWNLVDSLHREILEHGSPEVEELVLT; from the exons ATGACTCAAcactcctccccttcccctcccacACCCAACCTACCAAGCTCTCCTACCCGTTCTGGACCTCTTCCAGCAGctccctctcctcgtcCCCACCCTCATGGCCCTCGTTCACCAGAGTCTCATTTAATGAGGCGAAGCGCGTTAGGCTCGTCCCACACCAGATATCATACTATGCCTCTTCCGGTTGAGTCTTCCAGTGCCAGCATCCCGCACCGGAgtctttccatctctgaGCATGGCGATTCTCTAGTCATTGTAGACGAGCCAGAAACTGGTCTTCCTGAGGCACCCTATAGACCTCCAGAGGCCGTCATCGACCCACCAGAAGATGATCCACCCCCCTATACGCCAGGCATCGTTTCTGAGCATATTGGAGAGGGCGATGATATGGAAGTGGACGCAAAGTTCACTGCCAAAGACTTCAATGCGTGGCAATCCAGTCTCGAATCGTATGACCAGATGGAAATTGATCAGTCAACCAGTCAAAGTTCAATGCCTCAGTTGGGACCTGGTGTACTTCCACGAAGATGGCTAGCAATTGCCCATGAGCACGAACTCGTTAGGCCATATATAGAAgcacttcctcctccatctaAGAAGATTCACTCTCAAACTCACGCTCAGGTCGCCGCCGGTCAGGTATCATCGCCTTCACCACCCTCACAAAAGCCAACTCCCGCTTTCGCCTCGAACAATCCCTTTGCCCAAGAGTCGCCCCATATTGCGACTCTCGAAGATGTCATCCAAGCCCTTCCGGGGGATGGAAATGATCCGGAACATTGGTATTTCTGTAGCACGTGTTGGGGATGGTTAAAGATCAAGGCGGGGCATGGCTTGCCACCTGGGCTTCAGAGcatggaagaatgggaggCTTCTGTCATCGAGCAGAAAGCTTATCCTGATATCGAAAGTTTTGAGAAGGCGCGTGAACAAAGGAGAGACGAGTGGTCAAGGCTCATAGGTATTCAAAATTCGAGGCTAGTCGCTCCCCAGGAGCATCATCACTTTCACCAATTCAACACCTTGCTTCCCTCCAGCAAGCTTTCACGCATCGATAGGGTTGAAGCTGAAGAACACATGAACGTTTTCCCTCACATCACAGTGGGGCTCGATCCTGAGGAATCGTGGGAATCATTCAACCTCCCCCATTCGCCCTCCAGGTTGTTTCTCAGTGGCTCGTCCGATGTTTGGATATCGGTCGATGAAGGATTGGTTCCAGGACAGCTTCCCGTGGGCTTGGTGAACGCTTTCACCGCGGAAAAAATGAGCAATCCCAATCCTGGTCTAGATGGTGTGCAAAGCGTGAATGAGGCTTGGAACCTAATTGCCAC GCTTTTGGTAAACCCTTTATTCAAGGGCCAAAGAGGCTGGGTAAATCTCAATAATGCCAAATTCCAGTCAAAGATCGGGGCTGGGCTTGCCTCCTCTCATATTCTGTATCATATCGGCTTCGCCTGTCAACAGGAGCCAGATGGTTTACGCGTGGGCCCCTTTAAAGGCGGTAGCGAGGCTGAGAGTGCTGCACAGATTGCAAACGAGAGGGGCAACATGGCGAAAATGGACAAGTACATGTTGAGGGTTTGGATCGAGGTGACGCTCTACTTGTTGGCGTTCCTAAGGCGAAATA AATTGCAAGCGATTACCCCGCCATATATGGATGCAATGCCATTGGAAATTTCTATCAACGATATAGTGCCCTTTGCACAATATCCCACAT CTGCTACTCCCTTTCCAGACACCGTTCGTGAAGCATGCCATATTCTCGGCGTCACCAAGTATGACACTGCTGAAACTCTTGAAATCGCCTATGATCTTCAAATTATGTTTGACGAGCATAATACATCCCGGTATCTTGGTGCGCTAGAGAGAATTTCAGAGGCACCTGTGGTTGGAAAGAGTAGTTTGGAGTTGAAGGTAGCAGTGGAAAGAAGTTTAGACAAGTACACAGGCG ATGAAGTGCTAAAGGCATACAGTCTGATTGGATACACTCGCCAGCACGCCGAAGACCTTTCTATACCTCCTCAAGGTGCGCCTGACGATTATATCCTCTCCATGCACAAATCGGCCATCCAGGcctcaacttcttctcagCAACGTCAGGACTTGAACAGGGCGCTGGTCTTAATTGGtaaagagaggagaagcgAGCAGTTAAAGAGTATGGGCGAGAAGGGACAGACCCTTGTCAGCGTACAGGAAGCGTATGAGGCGTTAAGTGCCCCACGGGATGCGGTCGATGACGGGTTGATCAT GCAATATGAGATGGCCGTCAACGAATACCCCGGGAAAGCAGACCATTATAGAATGTGTCTCTCCGTGATTGCGGATGCtcctggagaagaaaggccAGGGTTGAAGCAGTTCTTGCAAACCGGTTCAAGAG AACCTGATATACCCGCTAGAAAAGATATTCCTGCAGGATTGCAAAACATCGG AAACACCTGTTACCTCAATTCCATATTACAATACTTGTACACCATCAAACCCCTTAGAGAAGCCGTAATGGTCTTTGAACAGGATAAGAGCAAAATCGTGCCGGCTTCAAAATCAGAAGTAGAGCGAGCAAAGCGAT TCGTACGCCAACTTCgacttcttttcctccagCTCTATAAAACGGAACTCCCCGCTGTCCGTCCGGATGAAGAATTGGCTTACCTAGCCATTACAAGGCCGGAAATAGATAGCATGGTCGAGCAGACTCAGGAACCGCCGACCGAACTCTCTGCTTCGACCGCCACGGCCACAGACTCTGCTCATATCACACCAAACTTGCTGGACAGCATTCCATCTGTACCAGATCTCAccactcttccttcgccttcatcgACCATTTTCGCCTCACCACCTGAATCACCTAGACAAGACCTGACGGGCACTCCCAATCCTTCGGGACAGGACGAGATAGccgaggagatggagttgaACGCAGATAAAGAAAACATTCGATCTCCAGAATCATCAAGTACTCGATCTCGCGACACCTCCAGCACGTCTACCATTCTCGGGAAGAGGGGCAATCAAGATAGAGAACGAGACAATTCTCGCTCCCCTGGTGAAGAACGGGTAAAATACAAACAGGCTGAAGGATCAGGCAATAACGCTACCAGGGAGAAATCTGAAAGCGAGAGTGCACTGGAAGTTGAGCTGGGGGCCAGCTCCAGAGTGGACGCGATGCAAGCTGATCAAGTTGAAAGCCCGTCACTCGGTACAGCTACAGAAATTGCCCATCTGGAGTTGACGACGCCTGCGGGGTCTCCAAGTCAGACGcgcaaggaggaggcggaagTCTTGGCCCTTACGCAGCCAGACACGTATGAGCAGCCTAATGtacctccacctctcccACCAAGGCCTCAAGCTCACAAACAAGAAACGCTCAGTTCGGGTCTACGATTTG GTTTGCAACAGGATGCTGCTGAGGTACTTATTAATGTACTTTCTCAACTGGAACTGGCACTGGAGCAGCCCGGAGAAGACGGAAAAGAGGCGTCTAATCTCATTAAAAA TCTGTATTCTTGTAAATATCGCCAGCAGACGGTGTACGAGTCGtcgtctccttcctctgaTGATCAACCCACCTATGATACCCAGACCCCGGTAGAATCCGTCTTCACTCATCCGATTATCGGcgtcgaggaggaaggtaaGGATTTGTATGACTGTCTGGCAGAACTGTATCTCGGTGGCTCAGCTATTGAGTatgagggaaagaagggttTTATGATGGATCTCATGGACGAATTCCCGCCCATGCTGTATATTCAAATGCGG AGATCGCAATACGACCCCCTTACAGGCCGAGATCGCAAAACGAACACCCACATAAGCTTTCCTCAGACTCTTTGCATGTCACGCTTCCTCACTTCTGCACCCGCCGAGAAACGTGAAGAATCAATTGCCCTCACACGAGAAATAACTCGGATGCGAACCCGTCTTCATTCGCTCAGAAATCATACGCCGTTGTCAATCTCATCGACGTACAAGCAtgcctcttctgccttGAGGCAGCTCGCTTCCTCACACCTGGATATACCGGAGCTTAAGGAAGTTCTATCACCTGAACTTTGCGATGCACTTGACCGTGAAGGTGATGAGGTTATTAGGGAAATCGAAGAATTGCAGCAAGAGCTACCCAAATtaaaggaaagaatggaTGAGATCTGGAGAGATGTACACggggaagacgaagaagacgaacaTGTCAAGGCGTACGACTACGAGTTAGTGAGCGTATACATGCATCGAGGGAAGACGAGTGGCTCTGGACATTACTGGACCTATCAAGCTCATTTGCCAGGGCATA GCGAAGAATTCTATAATTATAATGACGAGAAAGTCACTGTCGTGCCTGCCAGCGAAGTTTTACAAGACCGAACAGGCAGTGACGCTAATCCGGCGTTACTTTGTTATGCTCGAAAGGGCTGGAATTTGGTCGATTCTTTGCATAGAGAGATATTGGAGCATGGCAGCCCAGAAGTAGAAGAGTTGGTGCTGACTTGA
- a CDS encoding ferric-chelate reductase, whose translation MSSSTEPLRRYIPIPSEYQIYNSYAEDPKWQKKFTIIWTSFLAFSLLLSIPYIIHHFRIGRLYSGLAIRESLDPSQDVSNSSHGNAKRNHSQNKWRATFIGRAVIGVGAMVQSITLWTLPMPDLSWLKGEVGDCCRRAYFTLSISQIILVMGYAGAVIACFVVGANLTQNSNRPGFLALSQLPLIVLLSLKSPLPLPIFVPSLSYEHYNFLHRWTGRTLFLSATVHGAMWIHQFLVTDQHDQITAAKSKRGILAYALMGMVVITSLRPIRRKCYQLFWMAHIMFFVGFFAALSYHTPYSRPWIWPCVAIYAYDLIVRMLRYRIKDATLVPVDKTLTMIHIPDCDAGWLPTQHILLRVLSGSGIFESHPFTITNAPSTAFSASPRGIILYAKVAGDWTRKLHALARDVKSLEVGDDLEEKESFLANKAQSEGGGNVDEEGIDHPGKRVQVMIDGPYGGLSMDLGQYESVLLVGGGSGITFILGSIEEALRVREKGRGPAKVDVAWVVKDLCTIEALAPSLLHLYTLAQRLSLALTYNLYLTNPPHPLPPTPSLLPASTTLSPYRPEVAQLVRESLPLPLTKTQGASLEQGRELLTGGDDGHQVQHHGEGRGHAGGLAVVACGPEGIVMEAKNAVAGLGIAERVRCGGVGFHGECYVL comes from the exons ATGTCCTCTTCGACAGAGCCCCTCAGAAGATACATTCCCATTCCATCAGAGTACCAA ATATACAA CTCATACGCAGAGGACCCCAAATGGCAGAAAAAGTTCACCATCATCTGGACATCGTTCCTCGCTTTCTCGCTTCTCCTCTCAATACCCTACATCATCCACCACTTCCGCATAGGTCGTCTGTATTCTGGCTTGGCCATTCGCGAATCTTTAGATCCATCCCAGGACGTGTCGAATTCTTCTCACGGCAATGCGAAGAGAAATCACTCTCAAAATAAATGGCGGGCCACCTTTATCGGCAGAGCAGTAATTGGCGTCGGCGCCATGGTCCAAAGCATCACCCTTTGGACTTTACCAATGCCCGATCTGTCGTGGCTGAAAGGAGAAGTAGGAGATTGCTGCCGAAGAGCCTACTTcactctttccatctcccaaaTCATTTTGGTGATGGGATATGCTGGCGCCGTGATTGCCTGTTTTGTTGTCGGAGCCAACTTGACTCAAAACTCTAATCGCCCTG GTTTCCTCGCTCTTTCCCAACTCCCACTCATcgttctcctttctctGAAATCCCCACTTCCCCTCCCAATTTTTGTGCCTTCCCTGTCTTACGAGCACTACAACTTTTTGCACCGATGGACTGGGCGAACATTGTTCCTCTCGGCAACCGTTCACGGCGCAATGTGGATCCATCAATTCCTTGTGACCGACCAGCACGATCAAATCACTGCAGCCAAGTCCAAGAGGGGTATCTTGGCATATGCCTTGATGGGTATGGTAGTCATCACTAGTTTGAGACCTATTAGGAGAAAATGTTATCAGCTATTCTGGATGGCTCA CATCATGTTCTTTGTCGGCTTCTTCGCAGCTCTCTCATACCATACCCCTTACAGTCGACCTTGGATATGGCCTTGCGTCGCCATCTACGCCTACGA CCTTATCGTCCGTATGCTGCGTTACCGCATCAAAGATGCCACTCTCGTGCCAGTGGACAAGACACTCACTATG ATTCACATCCCGGACTGTGATGCAGGCTGGCTCCCCACTCAACACATACTCCTTCGGGTCCTCTCCGGATCCGGCATCTTTGAGTCTCACCCCTTTACCATCACCAACGCACCTTCAACCGCCTtttctgcttctcctcGAGGCATCATTCTTTACGCCAAAGTTGCCGGAGATTGGACCAGAAAACTACATGCTCTGGCAAGGGACGTCAAATCGTTGGAAGTTGGAGATGATCtcgaggaaaaggagagtTTCTTGGCCAACAAGGCTCAGAGTGAAGGGGGGGGAAAtgtcgatgaagaaggcataGATCATCCGGGGAAGAGGGTGCAGGTGATGATCGATGGACCTTATGGAGGGCTCAGCATGGATTTAGGACAATACGAGAGTGTTTTGCTagttggaggtggaagtggtatcaccttcatcttggGTAGTATAGAGGAAGCACTTCGGGTtagagaaaagggaagaggaccGGCTAAAGTAGATGTAGCTTGGGTAGTCAAGGATCTTT GTACAATTGAAGCCCTCGcaccttcccttcttcatctttacACTCTTGCTCAACGGTTAAGCCTCGCATTGACTTATAATCTCTACCTTACGAACCCTCCACATCCTTTACCTCCCACGCCATCCCTCTTACCAGCTTCAACGACCCTTTCCCCTTATCGCCCCGAAGTCGCTCAACTCGTACGGGAATCCTTGCCATTACCACTTACCAAAACTCAAGGGGCGTCATTAGAACAGGGCAGGGAACTATTAACAGGTGGTGACGATGGTCATCAGGTGCAGCATCATGGGGAGGGTAGGGGTCACGCCGGAGGACTGGCTGTCGTGGCTTGTGGGCCCGAGGGTATTGTGATGGAGGCGAAGAACGCAGTGGCAGGCCTGGGGATAGCAGAAAGGGTCAGATGTGGAGGTGTCGGCTTTCATGGAGAGTGCTACGTATTGTAA
- a CDS encoding cystinosin — translation MHLAAFLVNLTGVTYFIAWSYSFYIQLILNFKRKTTHGLSPDFVWVNPLGFLALTLWNWGAYFSPVARKQYQDRHHGHLPQVSTSDLVFSLHALIISAITLAQVFWYGYFRQLLSRQDPLAQISDETSPLISDSIPNSAAGDDNDSSNPVIFHSPIRPSPVAQLFLGGIVIFPFAYAIFVWTGKAQFLDWLYLVGNIKVVISAVKYIPQVVLNHRMRAVNGFAIGVIICDIIGSVLSFSQLVISSVFIDHDPSGIIANPAKLGLAGLSFTFDLIFIAQKYWLYRTKKDDDERI, via the exons ATGCACCTCGCCGCATTCCTAGTAAACCTCACAGGCGTCACATACTTCATCGCCTGGTCATACTCCTTCTATATACAGCTCATCCTTAACTTCAAGCGTAAAAC CACACATGGCCTCTCCCCTGACTTTGTATGGGTAAATCCTTTGGGGTTCCTCGCACTCACTCTCTGGAACTGGGGCGCCTACTTTTCTCCAGTCGCACGAAAACAATACCAGGACAGACACCATGGCCATCTGCCTCAGGTCTCCACTTCTGATCtcgtcttttccttgcACGCCCTGATCATTTCGGCCATCACTCTCGCCCAAGTCTTTTGGTATGGTTACTTCCGGCAGTTGCTTAGTAGACAGGATCCCTTGGCTCAGATCAGCGATGAGACTTCTCCACTCATCTCTGACAGCATTCCCAATTCGGCCGCTGGCGACGACAATGACTCGAGTAACCCGGTGATTTTTCATTCTCCCATCCGTCCATCTCCTGTCGCCCAACTTTTCCTAGGAGGCATTGTCATTTTCCCGTTTGCCTACGCGATCTTTGTCTGGACTGGCAAAGCCCAGTTCCTCGACTGGCTCTATTTAGTTGGGAATATCAAGGTCGTCATCTCAGCAGTCAAGTATATACCGCAGGTCGTACTCAATCATCGGATGAGAGCTGTGAATGGATTTGCTATAGGGGTCATCATCTGT GATATTATCGGCTCCGTCTTGAGCTTCTCCCAACTTGTCATTTCATCCGTGTTCATTGATCACGATCCTTCAGGCATTATCGCCAACCCCGCCAAACTCGGCCTGGCTGGCTTATCCTTTACTTTCGACCTCATATTCATTGCGCAAAAGTACTGGCTGTATAGGACCAAAAAAGATGACGACGAGAGGATATGA
- a CDS encoding vesicle-associated membrane protein 7 → MVIPSIHCATATQPHLHTTMSLIHALIARGTTVLAEHATGTAELKPAAQITILSKIPPNNSKLTYVWQDRLIHYVSSNGVIYLVMADDSVGRRMPFAFLADLERRFTAQYESDDIVSAGPHSLEEFEPELARLMHQYTSSPPADPLRQAQSDLNNVKDIMVQNIDSILQRGERLDLLVDKTDTLAGQAYAFRRGARSVRRQQWWKNMRIMALSGVVGLLLLYLFIAQFCGASLGHCRS, encoded by the exons ATGGTTATCCCATCGATACACTGCGCAACAGCAACACAGCCACACCTGCACACCACCATGTCCCTCATACACGCCCTCATCGCCCGTGGAACCACCGTCCTTGCAGAACACGCAACGGGGACAGCAGAGCTCAAACCAG CCGCCCAGATAACAATCCTCTCAAAGATACCTCCAAATAACTCCAAACTTACTT ACGTGTGGCAAGACCGCCTCATTCACTATGTATCCTCGAACGGCGTCATCTACCTCGTAATGGCCGATGATTCTGTCGGTAGAAGGATGCCCTTTGCGTTCCTGGCAGATCTGGAGCGAAGA TTTACTGCCCAATATGAAAGCGACGACATAGTCTCGGCAGGGCCTCACTCTCTGGAAGAGTTCGAGCCAGAGCTTGCCAGA TTGATGCACCAATATACCTCATCCCCACCCGCTGATCCTCTCCGCCAAGCTCAATCAGATCTCAATAATGT CAAGGACATCATGGTTCAGAATATCGACTCCATTCTTCAACGTGGTGAGCGTCTGGACCTCCTCGTGGACAAGACAGATACCCTTGCAGGACAAGCATACGCCTTTAGGCGCGGAGCGCGATCAGTACGGAGACAAcagtggtggaagaacaTGCGAATTATGGCCCTATCCGGTGTTGTTGGCCTT TTGCTTCTATATCTCTTCATCGCTCAGTTCTGCGGTGCCTCCCTGGGCCACTGTCGCAGTTAG
- a CDS encoding 26S proteasome regulatory subunit N11: protein MEGLQRLLQGGRGMGMGGAAGGQTVVADNGETVHISALALLKMLKHGRAGVPMEVMGLMLGEFVDDYTISCVDVFAMPQSGTTVTVESVDHVFQTKMLDMLKQTGRPEMVVGWYHSHPGFGCWLSSVDVNTQQSFEQLHPRAVAVVIDPIQSVRGKVVIDAFRSINPAALATGQESRQTTSNIGHLNKPSIQALIHGLNRHYYSLAIDYKKTEAEQGMLLNLHKRGWTEGLKMKDFEEMEQGSQKAIENMLNLAVAYTKSVQEESTMTEEQLKTRHVGKLDPKRHLSEAAEKAMEDQVVQSLAMGVLAEL, encoded by the exons ATGGAAGGACTTCAAAGGCTACTTCAAGGAGGGCGAGGTATGGGCATGGGCGGCGCAGCTGGCGGCCAGACTGTAGTAGCGGACAA TGGCGAAACAGTGCATATTTCCGCTCTAGCGTTATTGAAG ATGCTCAAACATGGTCGAGCGGGCGTTCCAATGGAGGTTATGGGCCTGATGCTGGGTGAATTTGTTGATGATTATACG ATCTCATGTGTCGACGTCTTCGCCATGCCTCAAAGTGGTACCACCGTGACTGTCGAGTCCGTTGACCATGTCTTCCAAACCAAAATGCTGGACATGCTGAAACAGACCGGCCG ACCTGAAATGGTTGTCGGCTGGTATCATTCTCACCCAGGTTTCGGCTGTTGGCTGTCGAGCGTCGATGTCAACACTCAGCAA TCATTCGAGcagcttcatcctcgaGCAGTGGCTGTCGTTATCGACCCTATTCAATCCGTACGAGGGAAAGTGGTCATTGACGCTTTCCGATCAATCAACCCTGCTGCACTTGCTACCGGACAGGAATCACGACAAACTACTAGCAATATTGGCCACTTAAACAAGCCCAGTATCCAAGCGTTAATTCACGGTCTTAACAGGCATTATTACA GCTTGGCAATTGACTACAAGAAGACGGAGGCTGAGCAGGGAATGTTATTGAACCTGCATAAGCGTGGATGGACTGAAgggttgaagatgaaggactTTGAGGAAATGGAACAAGGGAGCCAAAAGGCCATCGAG AACATGCTCAATCTTGCTGTTGCCTACACCAAATCCGTACAAGAGGAATCTACTATGACTGAGGAGCAATTGAAGACACGGCATGTGGGCAAGTTGGATCCCAAGCGACATCTGTCGGAGGCAGCTGAGAAGGCTATGGAAGACCAAGTGGTTCAAAGTCTGGCCATGGGAGTTTTGGCCGAGTTGTAG
- a CDS encoding protein SPT2: MSEYQALKARALEMQREKEEAMKRELAAKQEREKQLAREQEERRKRLEEASKEARRRELMRAHEELNRKTGGAGNSVSQAEYDPFAEDVKPIATSNIPKPSARGGPSKISKASLNRPASSTSAKTGTSNKSGNSKTGAPSKGSSPPVAAVLGRKEKAARLFAQKAKKSAADSLFSVRSLVESREPAQVRVKPRAGPSQVPPTSMKTEMRGKANGGGRNAAVRSRLMMNGKEELRKLCPDRDVRDRRSIDEISRDLKAKRLLTDESSSQKNSRPLTASMSKLSIPSSKAREKRPISDPPSQKRRRYSLDDSIDSESDSSSSSQAKRSSKKRSRSPPSHFSEPSAAFISAEIQAMFRRPGRSAPKYADDFSDASSDDMEAGLSDVEVEERRAAKIARLEDEAAEKEEREHKLRKEALKRQKLKGGRA, encoded by the exons ATGTCTGAG TACCAAGCGCTTAAGGCCCGAGCTTTGGAGATGcagcgagagaaggaggaggctaTGAAAAGGGAGTTGGCTGCAAAAcaagaaagggagaagcAACTTGCTCGTGAACAGGAAGAG CGGCGGAAGCGGCTGGAAGAAGCATCCAAGGAAGCTCGTCGACGTGAATTAATGCGCGCACATGAAGAGCTAAATCGCAAGACGGGTGGCGCAGGGAACAGTGTCTCCCAAGCAGAGTATGACCCCTTTGCAGAGGACGTGAAGCCTATTGCTACATCCAATATTCCTAAG CCTTCTGCCCGAGGTGGTCCTTCCAAGATTTCTAAGGCTTCTTTAAACAGGCCTGCGTCATCCACGTCGGCGAAGACAGGCACCAGTAATAAATCAGGAAATTCAAAAACTGGAGCACCTTCTAAAGGCTCGTCCCCACCAGTCGCAGCTGTGTTAGGCCGCAAAGAGAAGGCTGCTCGCCTTTTTGCTCAAAAGGCCAAAAAGTCTGCAGCGGACAGTCTATTCTCAGTCCGGTCGCTCGTAGAATCGCGCGAGCCTGCACAGGTGCGCGTTAAGCCACGCGCAGGGCCATCTCAAGTTCCTCCTACATCCATGAAGACCGAAATGAGAGGGAAGGCGAATGGGGGTGGACGGAACGCCGCTGTGCGGTCTCGGCTTATGATgaatggaaaagaagaactgaGAAAACTTTGTCCTGACCGGGATGTCAGGGACAGGAGAAGCATTGATGAGATTTCCAGGGATCTCAAGGCAAAGCGCTTACTGACAGATGAGTCTTCCTCGCAAAAGAATTCAAGGCCCCTCACGGCTAGTATGTCCAAATTATCAATTCCGTCATCTAAAGCTCGTGAAAAGCGACCGATATCGGATCCGCCTTCTCAGAAAAGGCGCCGCTATTCTCTTGATGACTCTATAGATTCTGAGTCCGAttcgtcctcctcttcgcaGGCCAAACGTAGCTCCAAAAAGCGTTCGCGGTCACCGCCCAGTCACTTTTCAGAACCTTCCGCTGCCTTTATATCCGCTGAGATTCAGGCCATGTTCCGAAGACCCGGTCGTTCGGCGCCCAAATATGCAGACGATTTCAGCGATGCTTCCAGCGACGACATGGAGGCTGGTTTGAGCGATGTAGAAgtagaagagaggagagcagCGAAGATTGCGCgattggaagatgaagctgccgagaaggaggagagagaacaTAAACTGAGGAAAGAAGCACTGAAGAGGCAGAAATTGAAGGGCGGAAGGGCTTAG